DNA from bacterium:
CGCAGCAGGGCCAGCTTGCGCTCCAGGCTCACCCGTCCCTCGAAGATCACCGTTTCCCGCAGCCCGAGGGCCACGGCGCGGGACTCCAGGCGCGGGTAGTCATCCCCGGCCCCGGCGAACACCAGACGGACATTCCGTTCCAGCCCCTCTTCACGCGCCCGGACGAACGCCTCCAGCACCAGGTCCAGACGCTTGTAGCGCTTGATCCGCCCCATGTACAGGCAATAAGATTCCTCCAGCGGCGGGCTGTCCCCCGGCGGCGCGGGGGTGTAGAGCGCGCTGTCGATCCCGTTGTAAACCACTTTCATGCGCTCGCGCCCGAACCCCAGGCCGACAAGCTCCGCGGCCGTGTCCTGCGAGACCGCCTGGCAGTGCTCGCCGCGGTAGAACGCGGGGATCATTTTCTCCCAGAGCCAGACATAGGCGGCCACCGGAAAAACAGTTTCACGGAAGATGGAGCCGCCGAACAGGTGGTGGAACAGGATCAGCCGCGGCCCGGGCCAGAACGACCGGCTGCGGAACGGTATCTTGTTGACATCCTCGACCAGGATGTCGAAACCGCGGCCGGCCAGCTCACGCCGTACAATGCCGGGCACGGAATAGTTGAAAGTGAAATTGCTGCCGCGACGCAGCACCTCGATCCCGTCGATTACGGCCTCGGGCGCGCAGCCGGGCCAGGCGCAGGTGAGGAAAGTCACCCGGTGGCCCGCCGCGGCGATGCGGCTGAATATCTCGTGGGCGTGGACCTCGGCCCCCCCGGCCTCGGGGTGCTGGATGTCGCGCCAGTTGACCAGCAGGATGTTCCGTCCCATCGCGTCCCCCTCAGCGTCCGCGGGCCAGGCGCTCGGCCAGCACGGCGGGCAGTCCGGCCTCCAAGATCGAGTGCTGCGCGGCCGGAATGTCGTACTCCACGCGCTGGAGCGTGAAACGTCCCGTGCCGTCATCCAGCAGGCCGAACGAGGCCCGCGGGTCGCCATCGCGCGGCTGGCCCACGCTGCCGGGGTTGATTATGCAGCGCGCGCCCGGGCGAAGGGTGTAATCCTCGGCCCCCAGGCAGGCCACTGTCCCATCCGCCTGCTCGAACAGCATCGGGTAATGTGTATGGCCGAAAAAAAGGAGCGGTCCGCTGAAAAATCCGAACAGCTCCTCGGCATGGTCATCCGACATCAGGTAGCTCCAGGCGGCGGGGTCATCGGGCGTGGCGTGCACGGTGCGATAGACCCCGGGCGAGTCCTCGTAAGGCAGGGCGGCGAGCCAGGCGATTTCCTCCGCGGTCAGGACCTTACGGGTCCAGAGCACGGCGGCGCGGGCGGCGGAATTGAAGCACTCGATCGAGGTCCGGCCAGCCACCGCGGCGTCATGGTTGCCCAGGATGACGCTGGAACAACTCTCGCGGGTCAGGCGCAGGCATTCGGCCGGCTCGGCCCCATAGCCCACCACATCCCCCAGACAGACCACCCGAGCCGCCCCCAGGCGCCCGATACTGTCGAGCACCGCGCTCAGGGCCGGCAGGTTGCCGTGAATGTCGGAGATGATAGCATGGAGCAAAGTCGGCCCCCTGGCGCCGAAATCACTGAGGCTCTTCGTCCTCCAGCAGTGCGCCGCTCTTGATCAGGCTCCGGTAGACCGCATCCAGAACTCCGTTCAGAAAGCGCGGGCTGTCCTCGGTGCCGAAGAAGTGCGCGAGCTGGACATATTCGTTGATCGTTACTTTCGGGGGGACATCGCCGATATACAGGAACTCGGTGATCGCCAGGCGCAGCATCAGCTTGTCGAGCACGGCCAGACGGTGGATCGACCAGTTCTGCAGGCAGCCGATGAACAGCTCGTCGATCTCGTCCGTGTGCTCGGTCATGCGCAGCAGCAGACGGGTGGTGAAATCCCGGTTCTCCGGGCCCACTCGCCGCTGGGTGAAAAATTCACGCAGTGCGCGCTCAGTCGGTTTTCCGCTCAACAATGCGCCGTAGGCGATCTGAATCGCCCACAGGCGGCCCTTGGTCCGTTTTCTCATTCTTCTTCCGGGAATCTCACGCTGAAAAGGCCCCGCCGGGGCGGCAGGCCCGCCTCGCGGAGGGCTTTTCGGGACCCCGGTTCCATGTAATCAGATCGCGCCGCCGCCGTACAGGTCCATCATCTCCAAGGCGGCCATGGCCGCCTCGGCGCCCTTGTTTCCGGCCTTGGCCCCGGCGCGCTCCAGCGCCTGTTCCAGGTTGTCGCTGGTCACCACGCCGAAAATCACTGGCACCGCGGCCTCGAAAGCCGCCAGGGCCACGCCCTTCGACACTTCGGAGGCCACATAGTCGAAATGCGGCGTCTCGCCGCGGATCACCGCGCCCAGAGCGATCACGGCATCGAATTTCTGGCCCAGGGCCAGCTTGCGGCACAGGGCGCCGATCTCGAACGCACCCGGCACGCGGAACACACTGATGTCCTGGTCCGCCACGCCGTGACGGGTGAGGATGTCCACCGCGCCGGCACTCAGGCGGCTGGTGACCAGGTCGTTGAAACGGGACACCACCAGGGCCACTTTCTTGCCCTTGCCGTCGAGCTTACCCTCGAATATCCTGGGCATCGTCGCTCCCCTTTCGGCCCGCGCCGCTCATTCAATCTGCGGCCGCGCGGGAAAACGGTTCATTGATTGCCTTTGTCGGTCTTCAGGGTCTTGTGCAGCCTGTGACCCATGCGCACCCGCTTGGTTTCGAGATAGCAGCGGTTGTACTCGTTGGGCTCCTGCTCGATGGGCACGGTGCAACTGACATTCAGCCCGAACCCGTCGTAGATGAACGCGTCGATCTTCTTTGGGTTGTTGGTCATCAGCCGCACGCTGGTCAGGCCGAGGTCTTTTAGGATCTGTATCCCGACTCCATAATCGCGCTCATCGGCCTTGAGGCCCAGCTCGATGTTGGCGTCCACCGTGTCCAGGCC
Protein-coding regions in this window:
- a CDS encoding metallophosphatase family protein gives rise to the protein MLHAIISDIHGNLPALSAVLDSIGRLGAARVVCLGDVVGYGAEPAECLRLTRESCSSVILGNHDAAVAGRTSIECFNSAARAAVLWTRKVLTAEEIAWLAALPYEDSPGVYRTVHATPDDPAAWSYLMSDDHAEELFGFFSGPLLFFGHTHYPMLFEQADGTVACLGAEDYTLRPGARCIINPGSVGQPRDGDPRASFGLLDDGTGRFTLQRVEYDIPAAQHSILEAGLPAVLAERLARGR
- the nusB gene encoding transcription antitermination factor NusB gives rise to the protein MRKRTKGRLWAIQIAYGALLSGKPTERALREFFTQRRVGPENRDFTTRLLLRMTEHTDEIDELFIGCLQNWSIHRLAVLDKLMLRLAITEFLYIGDVPPKVTINEYVQLAHFFGTEDSPRFLNGVLDAVYRSLIKSGALLEDEEPQ
- the ribH gene encoding 6,7-dimethyl-8-ribityllumazine synthase is translated as MPRIFEGKLDGKGKKVALVVSRFNDLVTSRLSAGAVDILTRHGVADQDISVFRVPGAFEIGALCRKLALGQKFDAVIALGAVIRGETPHFDYVASEVSKGVALAAFEAAVPVIFGVVTSDNLEQALERAGAKAGNKGAEAAMAALEMMDLYGGGAI
- a CDS encoding glycosyltransferase family 4 protein, which translates into the protein MGRNILLVNWRDIQHPEAGGAEVHAHEIFSRIAAAGHRVTFLTCAWPGCAPEAVIDGIEVLRRGSNFTFNYSVPGIVRRELAGRGFDILVEDVNKIPFRSRSFWPGPRLILFHHLFGGSIFRETVFPVAAYVWLWEKMIPAFYRGEHCQAVSQDTAAELVGLGFGRERMKVVYNGIDSALYTPAPPGDSPPLEESYCLYMGRIKRYKRLDLVLEAFVRAREEGLERNVRLVFAGAGDDYPRLESRAVALGLRETVIFEGRVSLERKLALLR